From Mycobacterium cookii:
AAGGCCTCGAACACCCCGCGCTTGACCAACATGAATCCGGCGCCCCCGGCGGCGACCTCCACCAAACCGTCGGAGTTAGCAGACGCACTGCCGTCAGCACCTTCCATCGGCCTGACCACGAATGACCCGACGTGGCTCTTCAACTCCGCGGCCGGGACGCCCTCGTTGACGGCCTGGGCGACCCGCTCCCAATCGATGGCCTTCATCGGGTACATGCCGCAAACGACGTCCTGATCAGCCAATATCATGCCGACGATGTCGAGGGCGTTGAATCCGATGTCGGCGTCGATCCACATCAGATGAGTGGCCTCGGACTCCAGGAATTGCCGAGTCAGCTGATTCCTGGCGTTCGCCACGAGAGCGTCATTCATCCGGTACTGGTAGAGCAGGCCGAGCCCGTTACGGATGAAGACGGCGGGTGTTTGCGCCAGCGAATAGGTGTAGGTCGCCATCGCCATTCCCCCGTACATGGGTGTGGCGATGAAGACGGTTGGCGCGGCCGGACCTGAACCCTGCGCTTGCCCAGCGGCGGGGTCCGTCCCCGGAAGCGGATCAAACACCGGTCGACTATAAGCCGTCGACGTGAGGGCTCACGGCTGGAAAGCTGCGGGCATGCGAGCGGGCGACGTCAGCGTGCGCGGCGCATCGGCGAAGGACGCCGCCGCGTGCGTGGCGGTTTACCGTCCGTACGTCGAGGACACCGCGATCAGTTGGGAAATCGACGTTCCGACGGTCAGCGAGATGGCCGCGCGGATCACCGGACTGCGCGACACCCACGAATGGCTTGTCCTCGAGCACGACGATCGGGTCGTCGGCTTCGCGTACGCACAGCCACTCAAGCGACTGCCCGCCCTGCAGTGGTCGGCCGAGACCGGCATCTACGTCGACGCCGCCCAGCACCGCATCGGTGGCGGCGTCGCGCTGTACACCGAACTGCTGCGGCGGCTCGCCGGGCGCGGCTATCGCCGCGCAGTCGCGGGCATCACCCAACCCAACGAGGCCAGCAACGCCTTTCATCGATCGCTCGGGTTCGACGACGCCGGCTTGTACCGGCGGGTGCTGTGGAAATTCGGCGGCTGGCACGACGTGGCGTGGATGCAGCGCGATCTGCTCGACGACGGCGAACCGGACGGGGCGCCCCGCCCGATCGAGTGAGCGGCCGTTAAAAAACCGTTAGGGCGGTAGCACGCCCACCACGGCGGGTTCAGGGTGGATTGGTGGACATCGTTGTCCACATCCTCGACATCTAGGACCTGAGAGAAACCTGAATCAAACCTGAGAAAGCCTGCTCGCCCCGTACGGTGCCCCCAGTCGGATTCGAACCGACACTTGACGGATTTTAAGTCCGCTGCCTCTGCCGATTGGGCTATGGGGGCCAGCGACGAACTTAGCGCGTCGACGACCACGACCTGATGGGGAGCCTGAATCGGCCGGTCGCGGAAAGTCGCGTGTTAAAAATTCGGACCTCACGTTAAGAAGCCATTAACGAGGTATGCGGGGGCGCTCAGGTTACGCCAAGGTAGTCGCATGGAACCGCCGCCGGTTTCGTGCATCCACTGATAGTGACCAACGTGGCCGACCCCTCGCGGGGTCGGTTTCTTGCCACCAGGAGAGACATATGTCGTTGTTGAATACACAACCCGCAGCGATCAGCGCGGCAGCCACCCAGCTCGAGGGCATAACCAACTCGTTCGAAGCGGCGAGTACAGGTGCTGCTGCCTCGACCACGGACGTCGTGCCCGCCGCCTCCGACGAGGTGTCGATCATGCAGGCGGGGGTGTTCTCGACCTATGGCCAGCTCTACCAGTCGGTCAGCGCCCAGTTCCAGGCCATTCAGCAGCAGTACAACCAGCTGCTGAACCAGAGCTCCGGTTCGTACCAGGCCACTGAGCAGGCCAACCAGGCCGGCGCCGCCGCGAACTCGCTGTCGGGGGCCTCGCAGAACGCCGGGTCGGCCGCGAGCCAGGCAGCCAGCAACCCGATCGACACCCTGACCGGCTGGATCAGCAGCCTGAACAGCGCACTGACCGGTTCGATGCTGAACAGCAACATCGTCAACCTGGGCAACATCCAGGTCGGTAACTGGGCATCGGCCGGTTCGGACCTCATCGGCCTCGGTGGTGGTGGTCTGTTGACCGCGCTGGCCGGTCCGTCGACGGCGGGTGCCGACATCGGCGGCCTGGGCTCGGCGCTGGCCGGCAACGTCACCCCCGCAGCGGGCATCGGCGGAGCGGGCGCCATGGGCGCTGCACCGGTGCTGGCCTCTGCCGGCGGCGGGTCGTCGATCGGCGCCCTGTCGGTGCCGCCCAGCTGGGCAGGCGGAGCCGGCGCCGGTATCCCGGCAGCGAGCGGGCCCGTGACGCTGGCCTCGCAGAGTTGGACCGCCCCGCCGGCCACCGGCGGAATGGGGACGAACGGCATCGCCGGGATGCCCGCGGTCGCCAACGGCGGCGGTCGCGGCGGCTCGAGCTTCGGAGCACCGCGCTACGGCGTCAAGCCCAAGGTCATGCCGGCTATCCCGAAGCCGACGCTCACCTAGCCACCCAGGCGGCCAGTGCTGGCCGGCCAAGCCACCCAAGCGCTTTCACACCACTTAATAGACAGGAACTAGGAAATGGTTTTTGATTTCGCAGCGCGGCCCCCGGAGGTCAACTCCACACTCATCTACTCCGGCGCCGGGGCGGGGCCCCTGATGGCCGCCGCGTCCTCGTTCAGCGCCCTGAGTTCGGAGCTGAGCACCAACGCGGCCGCCTACGAGTCGGTGATCCAGGAGCTCGGCTCGGAGTGGACGGGGACATCCGCCACCGCGGCCGCCGCCTCTGCCCAGCAGAACATCGAATGGCTGCAAACCACCTCGGCGCAGCTGGCTGAAGCCGCCGCGAAGGCCAGCGCTTCGGCCGCGGCGTATGAGGCGGCGTTCACGGCGTCGATCCCGCCGCCGGTGGTGTTCGCCAACCGGGCACAGTTGGCGGCGTTGGTCGCGACCAACATCCTCGGACAGAACACGCCGGCGATTGCCGCCAACGAGGCGATGTACGGCGAGTTCTGGGCGCAGGACGCCACCGCGATGAGCACCTACGCCGCCAACGCGGCGACAGCCGCTCAGGTGACGCCGTTGACCGAGCCGGCTCAGAGCACCAGCCCCGGCGGCGCCGGCGCACAGTCGGCCGCGGTCGCCAACGCCGTCAACAGCAACGCGTCGAACTCCGGGCTCAACGGGATCCTCAGCAGCCTGCAGAGCACGTCGAGTGCTGCCGCGACTCCGGCGGCCAGCAGTGCGGCCAGCGGCCCGCTGAGCAGTCTGTACGGCGCCATTCAGAACTTCTGGGGCATCGGTGCGGTCGGCGACACGGTCAACACCCTCGACGTGACACTGTCCTGGTGCATCATGATGCTCGCGTCTGCGATGGGCACCTTGAACCACTTCGTGGCGGGCGCCCCCTTCGGTATCACCATCGGCGATGTCCAGCCACTCGGTGCGGGCTTGGGCTTCGGCACGACGCTGGCGGGCGCGACGTCCGGCGGCGGCGGGATGGTCGCCGGCATGGGCGGCGCGGCCGAGATCGGCGGGATGTCGGTGCCGGCCGGGTGGAGCGCGGCCGCCCCGGCTGCCACAGCCAGCGAGGCGACATTGGCGGGCAGCGGCTGGACTTCCGCCGTTGACGAAGCCGCTACCGGCGCCGGAGGCGCCCCGGGCATCATGCCGGGCATGGCTTCCGCCGGCGGCAAGTCGGGCATGGGAATCGGTGGGCCGCGCTACGGCGTCAAGCCCAAGGTCATGCCGAAGCAGGTATTCGTCTGATGACGGGGAGGGGGACGGTGCCGCCCGCTTGAGACCGACCGCTGATTTCGACGCCGCCGCCTCGACCTAACCGGCCGACGACGTCTCGACCAGTACCATCAATTCACAGAATAAGGAGAGAGCTATGCCTACTCGTTTTATGACTGACCCGCACGAGATGCGGTCGATGGCGGGCCGTTTCGACGTGCACGCGCAGACGGTGGAGGACGAGGCCCGCAAGATGTGGGCGTCGTCTCAGAACATCGCCGGGGCCGGCTGGAGCGGTACCGCTCAGGCCACCT
This genomic window contains:
- a CDS encoding glycosyltransferase family 2 protein, which encodes MFDPLPGTDPAAGQAQGSGPAAPTVFIATPMYGGMAMATYTYSLAQTPAVFIRNGLGLLYQYRMNDALVANARNQLTRQFLESEATHLMWIDADIGFNALDIVGMILADQDVVCGMYPMKAIDWERVAQAVNEGVPAAELKSHVGSFVVRPMEGADGSASANSDGLVEVAAGGAGFMLVKRGVFEALSDQVSTYVVDGIAVKEFYTTGIDAETSELVGEDYYFCRLARSHGFKVYVAPWVRLTHTGPYVYDSQLEPNWLT
- a CDS encoding GNAT family N-acetyltransferase, whose product is MRAGDVSVRGASAKDAAACVAVYRPYVEDTAISWEIDVPTVSEMAARITGLRDTHEWLVLEHDDRVVGFAYAQPLKRLPALQWSAETGIYVDAAQHRIGGGVALYTELLRRLAGRGYRRAVAGITQPNEASNAFHRSLGFDDAGLYRRVLWKFGGWHDVAWMQRDLLDDGEPDGAPRPIE
- a CDS encoding PPE family protein, SVP subgroup, which translates into the protein MSLLNTQPAAISAAATQLEGITNSFEAASTGAAASTTDVVPAASDEVSIMQAGVFSTYGQLYQSVSAQFQAIQQQYNQLLNQSSGSYQATEQANQAGAAANSLSGASQNAGSAASQAASNPIDTLTGWISSLNSALTGSMLNSNIVNLGNIQVGNWASAGSDLIGLGGGGLLTALAGPSTAGADIGGLGSALAGNVTPAAGIGGAGAMGAAPVLASAGGGSSIGALSVPPSWAGGAGAGIPAASGPVTLASQSWTAPPATGGMGTNGIAGMPAVANGGGRGGSSFGAPRYGVKPKVMPAIPKPTLT
- a CDS encoding PPE family protein; the protein is MVFDFAARPPEVNSTLIYSGAGAGPLMAAASSFSALSSELSTNAAAYESVIQELGSEWTGTSATAAAASAQQNIEWLQTTSAQLAEAAAKASASAAAYEAAFTASIPPPVVFANRAQLAALVATNILGQNTPAIAANEAMYGEFWAQDATAMSTYAANAATAAQVTPLTEPAQSTSPGGAGAQSAAVANAVNSNASNSGLNGILSSLQSTSSAAATPAASSAASGPLSSLYGAIQNFWGIGAVGDTVNTLDVTLSWCIMMLASAMGTLNHFVAGAPFGITIGDVQPLGAGLGFGTTLAGATSGGGGMVAGMGGAAEIGGMSVPAGWSAAAPAATASEATLAGSGWTSAVDEAATGAGGAPGIMPGMASAGGKSGMGIGGPRYGVKPKVMPKQVFV
- a CDS encoding WXG100 family type VII secretion target; translated protein: MPTRFMTDPHEMRSMAGRFDVHAQTVEDEARKMWASSQNIAGAGWSGTAQATSYDTMGQMNTAFRNIVNMLHGVRDGLIRDANNYESQEQASQQILSS